The following DNA comes from Frankia casuarinae.
CGTCCGAGAGCCGGAGCGTGATCGTGCGCGACATGCGCAACATGCTAGCAAGATCTGACAGCGGTATCCGCCGCAGCGTGGAACGCATGGTCGCACCATCCGGCCACCAAAATCGACAGATTATATGCCTATTTATGTGATTCCGTTGCTCTAGCCGGCGGGTCATCTGCCTGGGCGGGACGCGGGCCGTGGAATGTCCGTGGCCCCGACGACGCTGGACTGCGCAGGCATTGTCCTGCCTACCGTGAAGGAGGGTTCACCATGAGCGCCACGCCGTCCTCCCCTGGGTCGTCCACCCCACCGGCCGCGGTCCCACCGGCCGCCACCCTTTCTACCGCGGGCCCGTCTTCCGCCACACCCTCCTCCGCGGGCCCGCGCCCACAGCCCCGGATCGACATTCGCCGGGCGGACGACAGAGCGGCGACGCGCGTCGGCTGGCTCGACTCCCACCACTCCTTCTCGTTCGGCCATCACTACGATCCGTCAAATACCCACCACGGTCTGCTGCTGGTGAACAACGACGACACGGTCGCTGCCGGGACCGGGTTCGAGACCCATCCGCACCGGGACATGGAGATCGTCACCTGGGTCCTGCGCGGATCGCTCGTGCACCAGGACTCCACCGGCCACTCCGGCGTCATCTACCCGGGACTCGCGCAGCGGATGAGCGCCGGTCGCGGGATCCTGCACTCGGAGAAGAACGACTCCTGGCGTCTCGACGGCGGCGGGGAGCCGCATGACGAGCCGGTGCATTTCGTCCAGATGTGGGTCGCGCCGGACCGTCGGGGCATCGACCCCGGCTACGAGCAGCTGGAGATCGACGACGAGCTGCTACGCGGCGGCCTGGTACCGGTAGCGTCCGGGATGGCCAGGCACCGCGGGCAGAGCGCGATCACGATCAGAAACCGGTTCGCGGCCCTGTGCGCCGCCCGGCTCAGCCCTGGTCGGGACGTCACGCTTCCCGAGGCTCCCTACCTGCACCTGTTCGTGACGCAGGGCGAGGTGACGCTGGAGGGGACGGGTGTGCTGCGCGCCGGGGACGCGGTCCGGTTCACCGCAACCGGCGGTCAGCGGGTCAGCGCCTCGGCTCCCGCTGAGATCCTGGTCTGGGAAATGCATAAAGCGATCGAGGATTTTTTGGGATAGCAAACTTATTGCTGGTGAGGGCGTGTCTCCGCTGGTGGGAGGGCATTTTCGCATCCTTTCAAGACGTGCGATCAGCGGCGGTGACCGGCGGCGGTCTGTGTCTGAGACGTGCCCGAAGGATCATGCGCTGTCGGCCGACAGGGCAGCCGCGATACGGGCCCGGCAAATCTCCTCGTCCCCGTCGATGCACTGGGCGTAGATCGTCAGCAGCATCTGAACCGTGTGGCCCGCCCACTGAGCGACCCGCGTCGGCGGGACACCCGCCGCCAGCCAGCCGGACAGGCAGGCGTGACGCAGCGAGTAGGTAGTCTGAGCAACCATCAATGACCTCCGGAGGGGACTGTCGCCTTCAGGCGACAGGGGAATCCGGCACGGACCGCAACGGTTATACCGGCCACGCTGGTATAATCAACGGCATGTCCCGGACGGTGCAGGTCGGCGCGGGTGGCGCCTATGACCTCGGTTACCACGTCGTGTGGTGCCCGAAGTACCGCCGTGCTGTCCTCGTCGGTCCGGTCCGAGACCGGCTTGACGGGCTGATCCGCGAGAAGTGCGCCGAGCATGACTGGCTGATCGTCGCGCTGGAGATCGAGCCCGACCACGTGCACCTGTTCGTGAAAGCTCATCCGAAGCACGCCCCGTCGTACATCGCCAACCAGCTCAAAGGCTTCACGTCCCACGTGCTACGCGGCGAGTTCGCGCACCTGCGCTCCCGGCTGCCCACGCTCTGGTCCCGGTCGTACTTCGTTGCCACCGTCGGCGCGGTGTCCGCCGAGACGGTCCGCCGGTACATCGATACGCAGAACGAGCGGCCGTGGCGCACGGGGGTGCCACGTTGAGACGGTCGTACAAGTTCCTGCTCCGCCCGACCGCGCACCAGCAGATCGCGTTGACGGCGATGCTCGACGACCACCGGGCGCTGTACAACGCCGCGCTTCAGGAGCGGCGCGATGCCTACCGGCATCCGAGCAAGACGACGGTCCGCTACGGGGGCCAGTCGGCCCAGCTCAAGGACATTCGGGGGTTTGACGCGGATCAGGCCCGCTGGTCGTTCTCCTCTCAGCAGGCCACCCTGCGTCGCCTCAATCTCGCATTCGCCGCGTTCTTCCGCCGGGTCAAGGCGGGCGAGACGCCCGGCTACCCGCGGTTCAAGGGCGCCGGCTGGTTCGACACGGTGACGTGGCCCGCCAACGGTGACGGGTGCCTCTGGGACTCGCAGCCCGAGAACCCGAAGACGATGTTCGTCCGCCTTCAGGGCGTCGGCCACGTCAAGGTCCACCAGCACCGGCCAGTGGCTGGCCGGGTCAAGACGCTGTCCGTCAGGCGGGAGGGTGCCCGCTGGTACCTCGTGCTGTCCTGCGACGACGTGCCCGCCGAGCCGCTGGAACCAACGGGCGCCGTCGTCGGCGTGGACTTGGGTGTCGCCTCGCTGGCCAGCACGTCGAACGGCGAGCACTACGGCAACCCGCGTTTCCTCGAACGGGCCGCCGGGCGCCTCGCCAACGCGCAGCGCGACCTTGCCCGTAAGAAGCGCGGCTCGAAGCGGCGCCGCAAGGCGGCTACTCGGGTCGCGAACCAGTCCCGGGCCGTGGCCCGGCAGCGCGTCGACCTCGCGAACAAGACCGCGCGCGAACTGGTCGCCGACCACGACCTGATCGCTGTCGAGAAGCTGA
Coding sequences within:
- a CDS encoding pirin family protein, with the translated sequence MSATPSSPGSSTPPAAVPPAATLSTAGPSSATPSSAGPRPQPRIDIRRADDRAATRVGWLDSHHSFSFGHHYDPSNTHHGLLLVNNDDTVAAGTGFETHPHRDMEIVTWVLRGSLVHQDSTGHSGVIYPGLAQRMSAGRGILHSEKNDSWRLDGGGEPHDEPVHFVQMWVAPDRRGIDPGYEQLEIDDELLRGGLVPVASGMARHRGQSAITIRNRFAALCAARLSPGRDVTLPEAPYLHLFVTQGEVTLEGTGVLRAGDAVRFTATGGQRVSASAPAEILVWEMHKAIEDFLG
- a CDS encoding integrase — encoded protein: MVAQTTYSLRHACLSGWLAAGVPPTRVAQWAGHTVQMLLTIYAQCIDGDEEICRARIAAALSADSA
- the tnpA gene encoding IS200/IS605 family transposase, which produces MSRTVQVGAGGAYDLGYHVVWCPKYRRAVLVGPVRDRLDGLIREKCAEHDWLIVALEIEPDHVHLFVKAHPKHAPSYIANQLKGFTSHVLRGEFAHLRSRLPTLWSRSYFVATVGAVSAETVRRYIDTQNERPWRTGVPR
- a CDS encoding RNA-guided endonuclease InsQ/TnpB family protein, producing MRRSYKFLLRPTAHQQIALTAMLDDHRALYNAALQERRDAYRHPSKTTVRYGGQSAQLKDIRGFDADQARWSFSSQQATLRRLNLAFAAFFRRVKAGETPGYPRFKGAGWFDTVTWPANGDGCLWDSQPENPKTMFVRLQGVGHVKVHQHRPVAGRVKTLSVRREGARWYLVLSCDDVPAEPLEPTGAVVGVDLGVASLASTSNGEHYGNPRFLERAAGRLANAQRDLARKKRGSKRRRKAATRVANQSRAVARQRVDLANKTARELVADHDLIAVEKLNVKGMVRRAKPKPDPDQPGAFLPNGQAAKSGLNRSILDAGWGVFLNALRAKAESAGRVVVEVNPRHTSQRCAECGHVAPENRPSQATFRCVECGHAAHADVNAAINILGAGLALQVAQAS